The following are from one region of the Calypte anna isolate BGI_N300 chromosome 13, bCalAnn1_v1.p, whole genome shotgun sequence genome:
- the LOC115599095 gene encoding protocadherin beta-15-like, with translation MVGAPQEGGWLFWRLLACGRRSGGRQRQVLLFLVCVCVWQSGAERLRYSVAEEMERDSFVGNIAEELGVAPSQLSARKARVVSEGKEQLFRLDPSSGVLTVKESLDREEICPQSATCTLYFKIFLENPLQLMRGEVEVRDVNDNSPVFPVKEMVLEIPETESLGSRFPLESAHDRDVGINGLQNYSIEANPHFSLSVGTKKDGVKYAELVLERHLDREEQRELNLLLTATDGGSPPRSGTSRVRIIVVDANDNNPVFSRDLYDVRVDENSPPGQLVVRVVAMDPDEGSYGKVRYAFTQTAEKTRQLFELNPETGEIRISGNLDFENAKSHEMMVKATDGGGLSAHCKVEVEVLDVNDNAPEIAVTSVSASIAEDAPPRSVVALLSVRDRDSGENGRTECWIDGDLPFSLTPTFENYYEVRTTAALDRERRAEYNISVRARDWGRRRLSSWEVISVQISDVNDNPPEFSREVYTLWVVENNSPMVRVGSVSARDADAGSNARVTYRVSGEEGEERPCVSVNSASGEVYVVRALDYEEVHALEVSVVAADGGSPSLSAQAVVRVVVRDENDNAPVVLHPSPESRVWWGEVVPRGSPSGYLVGKVVAVDADAGQNAWLSYEVWKATEPGLFRVGLHSGEVRTARAVSERDASRQRLVVLVRDRGQPPRSATATLGIALVDGFSDARWRGGEDEAAEAAAAGSESESEGPLTLYLIASLACVSALLVATGVAAVVAKVRGARSESLPTFPAAVSESTAGSLPRSYVYDICFAGGSVNSEFRFLRPLLPCFPAGLPPGPGEQRSSVCSQEATNLGEEGDWAAQVRGMVRGGGAGRRSIVAWVVVLR, from the coding sequence ATGGTGGGAGCCCCGCAGGAGGGTGGATGGCTTTTCTGGAGGCTGCTGGCGTGTGGGAGACGGAGCGGAGGCAGGCAGAGGCAAGTGCTCTTGTTTCTTGTGTGCGTTTGCGTGTGGCAGAGCGGGGCGGAAAGGCTGCGGTATTCTGTGGCGGAGGAAATGGAGAGGGACTCGTTTGTGGGCAAcattgcagaggagctgggggtggctcCGAGCCAGCTGTCGGCTCGCAAGGCCCGCGTTGTGTCcgaggggaaggagcagctttTCCGGCTCGATCCAAGCAGCGGCGTCCTGACAGTCAAGGAGTCTCTGGACCGGGAGGAGATCTGCCCGCAGAGCGCTACCTGCACGCTGTATTTTAAGATCTTCCTTGAAAATCCGCTGCAGCTGATGCGAGGGGAGGTGGAGGTTCGTGACGTGAACGACAATTCCCCCGTGTTCCCGGTGAAGGAGATGGTTTTAGAAATTCCCGAAACAGAATCTCTGGGATCCCGTTTCCCTCTGGAGAGCGCCCACGACCGTGACGTGGGCATTAATGGTTTGCAGAACTATAGCATTGAGGCCAATCCgcatttctccctctctgtcGGAACAAAGAAAGACGGAGTGAAGTACGCAGAGCTGGTTCTCGAGCGTCATCTGGACCGGGAAGAGCAGCGGGAGCTGAATTTACTGCTGACGGCCACCGACGGGGGCTCTCCACCCAGGTCGGGCACATCTCGGGTCCGCATCATTGTGGTAGATGCCAATGACAACAACCCGGTCTTCAGCCGGGATCTGTATGACGTGCGGGTGGACGAGAACAGTCCTCCGGGACAGCTGGTGGTCCGAGTGGTGGCCATGGATCCCGACGAAGGGTCCTACGGGAAGGTGCGTTACGCTTTCACCCAGACAGCTGAAAAAACTCGGCAGCTCTTCGAGCTGAACCCCGAAACCGGGGAGATTCGGATCTCAGGCAACCTGGACTTCGAGAACGCTAAAAGCCACGAGATGATGGTAAAAGCCACGGACGGCGGGGGTCTGTCTGCGCATTGCAAAGTGGAGGTGGAGGTGCTGGACGTGAATGACAACGCCCCGGAGATAGCGGTGACGTCCGTCAGCGCCTCCATCGCCGAGGACGCGCCGCCCCGCAGCGTGGTGGCCCTGTTGAGCGTGCGGGACCGCGACTCCGGCGAGAACGGGAGGACGGAGTGCTGGATCGACGGGGACTTGCCGTTCAGCCTGACGCCGACGTTTGAGAATTACTACGAGGTGCGAACAACGGCGGCGCTggacagggagaggagggcGGAGTATAACATCAGCGTGAGGGCCCGGGACTGGGGCAGGAGGCGGCTGAGCTCGTGGGAAGTGATCTCGGTGCAGATCTCGGACGTGAACGACAACCCGCCCGAGTTCAGCCGGGAGGTTTACACGCTGTGGGTGGTGGAGAACAACAGCCCGATGGTGCGTGTCGGGAGCGTGTCGGCGAGGGACGCGGACGCGGGGAGCAACGCGCGCGTGACGTACCGGGTGTCGGGCGAGGAGGGCGAGGAGCGTCCGTGCGTGTCGGTGAACTCGGCGAGCGGGGAGGTTTACGTGGTGCGGGCGCTGGACTACGAGGAGGTGCACGCCTTGGAGGTGTCGGTGGTGGCTGCGGACGGGGGCTCTCCGTCGCTGAGCGCGCAGGCGGTGGTGCGCGTGGTGGTGCGGGACGAGAACGACAACGCGCCGGTGGTGCTGCACCCGTCGCCGGAGAGCAGGGTGTGGTGGGGCGAGGTGGTGCCGCGCGGGTCTCCGTCGGGCTACCTGGTGGGCAAGGTGGTGGCGGTGGACGCGGACGCGGGTCAGAACGCGTGGCTGTCGTACGAGGTGTGGAAGGCGACGGAGCCGGGTCTGTTCCGCGTGGGGCTGCACAGCGGCGAGGTGCGGACGGCGCGGGCCGTGTCGGAGAGGGACGCGTCCCGGCAGaggctggtggtgctggtgcgAGACCGCGGGCAGCCGCCGCGCTCGGCCACCGCCACGCTGGGCATCGCCCTGGTGGACGGCTTCTCGGACGCGCGATGGCGGGGCGGCGAGGACGAGGCGGCGGAGGCGGCAGCGGCGGGGTCGGAGTCGGAGTCGGAGGGGCCACTGACCCTCTACCTGATCGCCTCGCTGGCCTGCGTGTCGGCGCTGTTGGTGGCCACGGGCGTGGCGGCGGTGGTGGCGAAGGTGCGTGGGGCGCGGTCCGAGAGCTTGCCCACGTTCCCCGCGGCTGTGTCGGAGAGCACGGCGGGCTCCCTGCCCCGCAGCTACGTCTACGACATCTGCTTCGCCGGCGGCAGCGTCAACAGCGAGTTCCGCTTCCTCAGGCCGCTCTTGCCCTGCTTCCCCGCCGGGCTGCCCCCGGGCCCGGGCGAGCAGCGCAGCTCCGTGTGCTCGCAGGAGGCGACCAACCTCGGGGAAGAAGGCGACTGGGCTGCACAGGTGAGGGGGATGGTGCGGGGCGGTGGTGCGGGGAGGAGGAGTATCGTGGCGTGGGTGGTGGTGTTGAGGTAG
- the LOC115599047 gene encoding protocadherin beta-15-like: protein MVGAPQEGGWLFWRLLACGRRSGGRQRQVLLFLVCVCVWQSGAERLRYSVAEEMERDSFVGNIAEELGVAPSQLSARKARVVSEGKEQLFRLDPSSGVLTVKDSLDREEICPQSATCTLYFKIFLENPLQLMRGEVEVRDVNDNSPVFPAKETVLKIPETESLGSRFPLESAHDRDVGINGLQNYSLEANPHFSVALGTKKDGKKYAELVLERHLDREEHRELNLLLTATDGGSPPRSGTARIRIIVVDANDNKPVFGRDVYEVRVAENSPPGQLVVRVVATDPDEGSYGEVSYAFTETAEKTRQLFVLNPETGEIRVAGNLDFEEAKSHEMIVTATDGGSLSAHCKVEVEVLDVNDNAPEIAVTSVSASIAEDAPPRSVVALLSVRDRDSGENGRTECWIDGDLPFSLTPTFENYYEVRTTAALDRERRAEYNISVRARDWGRRRLSSREVISVQISDVNDNPPEFSREVYTLWVVENNSPMVRVGSVSARDADAGSNARVTYRVSGEEGEERPCVSVNSASGEVYVVRALDYEEVRALEVSVVAADGGSPSLSAQAVVRVVVRDENDNAPVVLHPSPESRVWWGEVVPRGSPSGYLVGKVVAVDADAGQNAWLSYEVWKATEPGLFRVRLHSGEVRTARAVSERDASRQRLVVLVRDRGQPPRSATATLGIALVDGFSDARWRGGEDEAAAAAPGSGSDSEGPLTLYLIASLACVSALLVATGVAAVVAKVRGARSESLPTFPAAVSESTAGSLPRSYVYDICFAGGSVNSEFRFLRPLLPCFPAGLPPGPGEQRSSVCSQEATNLGEEGDWAAQARAPLSEDPGPRAAGAACAGNQGMELNVSSDQNPWLTPQ from the exons ATGGTGGGAGCCCCGCAGGAGGGTGGATGGCTTTTCTGGAGGCTGCTGGCGTGTGGGAGACGGAGCGGAGGCAGGCAGAGGCAAGTGCTCTTGTTTCTTGTGTGCGTTTGCGTGTGGCAGAGCGGGGCGGAAAGGCTGCGGTATTCTGTGGCGGAGGAAATGGAGAGGGACTCGTTTGTGGGCAAcattgcagaggagctgggggtggctcCGAGCCAGCTGTCGGCTCGCAAGGCCCGCGTTGTGTCcgaggggaaggagcagctttTCCGGCTCGATCCAAGCAGCGGCGTCCTGACAGTCAAGGACTCTCTGGACCGGGAGGAGATCTGCCCGCAGAGCGCTACCTGCACGCTGTATTTTAAGATCTTCCTTGAAAATCCGCTGCAGCTGATGCGAGGGGAGGTGGAGGTTCGTGACGTGAACGACAATTCCCCCGTGTTCCCGGCGAAAGAGACGGTTTTAAAGATTCCCGAAACGGAATCTCTGGGATCCCGTTTCCCTCTAGAGAGCGCCCATGACCGTGACGTGGGCATTAATGGTTTGCAGAACTACAGCCTGGAGGCCAATCCGCATTTCTCTGTCGCGCTCGGaacaaaaaaagatggaaaaaaatatgcgGAGCTGGTTCTCGAGCGTCATCTGGACCGGGAAGAGCATCGGGAGCTAAATTTACTGCTGACGGCCACCGACGGGGGCTCTCCACCCAGGTCGGGCACAGCTCGGATCCGCATCATTGTGGTAGATGCCAATGACAATAAACCGGTCTTCGGTCGGGACGTGTACGAGGTTCGAGTGGCTGAGAACAGTCCTCCAGGACAGCTGGTGGTCAGAGTGGTTGCTACGGATCCGGACGAAGGGTCCTACGGGGAGGTGAGTTATGCCTTCACCGAGACAGCTGAAAAAACTCGGCAGCTCTTCGTGCTGAATCCCGAAACCGGGGAGATTCGTGTGGCGGGCAACCTGGACTTCGAGGAGGCGAAAAGCCACGAGATGATAGTGACAGCCACGGACGGCGGGAGTCTGTCTGCACATTGCAAAGTGGAGGTGGAGGTGCTGGACGTGAATGACAACGCCCCGGAGATAGCGGTGACGTCCGTCAGCGCCTCCATCGCCGAGGACGCGCCGCCCCGCAGCGTGGTGGCCCTGTTGAGCGTGCGGGACCGCGACTCCGGCGAGAACGGGAGGACGGAGTGCTGGATCGACGGGGACTTGCCGTTCAGCCTGACGCCGACGTTTGAGAATTACTACGAGGTGCGAACAACGGCGGCGCTggacagggagaggagggcGGAGTATAACATCAGCGTGAGGGCCCGGGACTGGGGCAGGAGGCGGCTGAGCTCGCGGGAAGTGATCTCGGTGCAGATCTCGGACGTGAACGACAACCCGCCCGAGTTCAGCCGGGAGGTTTACACGCTGTGGGTGGTGGAGAACAACAGCCCGATGGTGCGTGTCGGGAGCGTGTCGGCGAGGGACGCGGACGCGGGGAGCAACGCGCGCGTGACGTACCGGGTGTCGGGCGAGGAGGGCGAGGAGCGTCCGTGCGTGTCGGTGAACTCGGCGAGCGGGGAGGTTTACGTGGTGCGGGCGCTGGACTACGAGGAGGTGCGCGCCTTGGAGGTGTCGGTGGTGGCTGCGGACGGGGGCTCTCCGTCGCTGAGCGCGCAGGCGGTGGTGCGCGTGGTGGTGCGGGACGAGAACGACAACGCGCCGGTGGTGCTGCACCCGTCGCCGGAGAGCAGGGTGTGGTGGGGCGAGGTGGTGCCGCGCGGGTCTCCGTCGGGCTACCTGGTGGGCAAGGTGGTGGCGGTGGACGCGGACGCGGGTCAGAACGCGTGGCTGTCGTACGAGGTGTGGAAGGCGACGGAGCCGGGTCTGTTCCGCGTGAGGCTGCACAGCGGCGAGGTGCGGACGGCGCGGGCCGTGTCGGAGAGGGACGCGTCCCGGCAGaggctggtggtgctggtgcgAGACCGCGGGCAGCCGCCGCGCTCGGCCACCGCCACGCTGGGCATCGCCCTGGTGGACGGCTTCTCGGACGCGCGATGGCGGGGCGGCGAGGacgaggcggcggcggcggcgccgggGTCGGGGTCGGATTCGGAGGGGCCGCTGACCCTCTACCTGATCGCCTCGCTGGCCTGCGTGTCGGCGCTGTTGGTGGCCACGGGCGTGGCGGCGGTGGTGGCGAAGGTGCGTGGGGCGCGGTCCGAGAGCTTGCCCACGTTCCCCGCGGCTGTGTCGGAGAGCACGGCGGGCTCCCTGCCCCGCAGCTACGTCTACGACATCTGCTTCGCCGGCGGCAGCGTCAACAGCGAGTTCCGCTTCCTCAGGCCGCTCTTGCCCTGCTTCCCCGCCGGGCTGCCCCCGGGCCCGGGCGAGCAGCGCAGCTCCGTGTGCTCGCAGGAGGCGACCAACCTCGGGGAAGAAGGCGACTGGGCTGCACAG GCCAGAGCTCCCCTGTCTGAAGACCCAgggcccagagctgcaggagcagcttgTGCAGGAAACCAGGGGATGGAGCTAAATGTCAGTTCTGATCAGAACCCTTGGCTGACCCCTCAGTAA
- the LOC115599096 gene encoding protocadherin beta-16-like, which translates to MVGAPQEGGWLFWRLLACGRRSGGRQRQVLLFLVCVCVWQSGAERLRYSVAEEMERDSFVGNIAEELGVAPSQLSARKARVVSEGKEQLFRLDPSSGVLTVKDSLDREEICPQSATCTLYFKIFLENPLQLLRGEVEVRDVNDNSPVFPVKEMVLKIPETESPGSSFPLESAHDRDVGINGLQNYSIEANSHFSLALGKGKDGLDYLELILESHLDREKERELNLLLTATDGGSPPRSGTARVRIVVLDANDNKPVFSRDLYEVRVPENSPLGQLVVTVVATDPDEGSYGNVLYAFTQTPEKTRQLFELNPETGQIRVAGNLDFEEAKSHKLVVTATDGGGLSAHCKVEVEVLDVNDNAPEITLASVSASIAEDAPPRSVVALLSVRDRDSGENGRTECWIDGDLPFSLTPTFENYYEVRTTAALDRERRAEYNISVRARDWGRRRLSSREVISVQISDVNDNPPEFSREVYTLWVVENNSPMVRVGSVSARDADAGSNARVTYRVSGEEGEERPCVSVNSASGEVYVVRALDYEEVRALEVSVVAADGGSPSLSAQAVVRVVVRDENDNAPVVLHPSPESRVWWGEVVPRGSPSGYLVGKVVAVDADAGQNAWLSYEVWKATEPGLFRVGLHSGEVRTARAVSERDASRQRLVVLVRDRGQPPRSATATLGIALVDGFSDARWRGGEDEAAEAAAAAAPGSGSDSEGPLTLYLIASLACVSALLVATGVAAVVAKVRGARSESLPTFPAAVSESTAGSLPRSYVYDICFAGGSVNSEFRFLRPLLPCFPAGLPPGPGEQRSSVCSQEATNLGEEGDWAAQVRGIAEMGLWQSCGERRREYHVE; encoded by the coding sequence ATGGTGGGAGCCCCGCAGGAGGGTGGATGGCTTTTCTGGAGGCTGCTGGCGTGTGGGAGACGGAGCGGAGGCAGGCAGAGGCAAGTGCTCTTGTTTCTTGTGTGCGTTTGCGTGTGGCAGAGCGGGGCGGAAAGGCTGCGGTATTCTGTGGCGGAGGAAATGGAGAGGGACTCGTTTGTGGGCAAcattgcagaggagctgggggtggctcCGAGCCAGCTGTCGGCTCGCAAGGCCCGCGTTGTGTCcgaggggaaggagcagctttTCCGGCTCGATCCAAGCAGCGGCGTCCTGACAGTCAAGGACTCTCTGGACCGGGAGGAGATCTGCCCGCAGAGCGCTACCTGCACGCTGTATTTTAAGATCTTCCTTGAAAATCCGCTGCAGCTGTTGCGAGGGGAGGTGGAGGTTCGTGACGTGAACGACAATTCCCCCGTGTTCCCGGTGAAGGAGATGGTTTTAAAGATTCCCGAAACGGAATCACCAGGTTCTAGTTTCCCTCTAGAGAGCGCCCATGACCGTGACGTGGGCATTAATGGTTTGCAGAACTATAGCATTGAGGCCAATTCCCATTTCTCCCTCGCTCTCGGAAAAGGGAAAGACGGATTAGACTATCTGGAACTCATCCTCGAGAGTCATCTGGATCGAGAAAAGGAGCGAGAGCTGAATTTACTTCTGACGGCCACCGACGGGGGCTCTCCACCCAGGTCGGGCACAGCTCGGGTCCGCATCGTGGTGCTGGATGCCAATGACAACAAACCGGTCTTCAGCCGGGATCTGTACGAGGTGCGGGTGCCCGAAAACAGTCCCCTGGGACAGTTGGTGGTCACAGTGGTAGCCACAGATCCAGACGAAGGGTCCTACGGGAACGTGCTATACGCCTTCACCCAGACGCCCGAAAAAACTCGGCAGCTCTTCGAGCTGAATCCCGAAACCGGGCAGATTCGTGTGGCGGGCAACCTGGACTTCGAGGAAGCGAAAAGCCACAAGTTGGTGGTGACAGCCACGGACGGCGGGGGTCTGTCTGCGCACTGCAAAGTGGAGGTGGAGGTGCTGGACGTGAATGACAACGCCCCGGAGATAACGCTGGCGTCCGTCAGCGCCTCCATCGCCGAGGACGCGCCGCCCCGCAGCGTGGTGGCCCTGTTGAGCGTGCGGGACCGCGACTCCGGCGAGAACGGGAGGACGGAGTGCTGGATCGACGGGGACTTGCCGTTCAGCCTGACGCCGACGTTTGAGAATTACTACGAGGTGCGAACAACGGCGGCGCTggacagggagaggagggcGGAGTATAACATCAGCGTGAGGGCCCGGGACTGGGGCAGGAGGCGGCTGAGCTCGCGGGAAGTGATCTCGGTGCAGATCTCGGACGTGAACGACAACCCGCCCGAGTTCAGCCGGGAGGTTTACACGCTGTGGGTGGTGGAGAACAACAGCCCGATGGTGCGTGTCGGGAGCGTGTCGGCGAGGGACGCGGACGCGGGGAGCAACGCGCGCGTGACGTACCGGGTGTCGGGAGAGGAGGGCGAGGAGCGTCCGTGCGTGTCGGTGAACTCGGCGAGCGGGGAGGTTTACGTGGTGCGGGCGCTGGACTACGAGGAGGTGCGCGCCTTGGAGGTGTCGGTGGTGGCTGCGGACGGGGGCTCTCCGTCGCTGAGCGCGCAGGCGGTGGTGCGCGTGGTGGTGCGGGACGAGAACGACAACGCGCCGGTGGTGCTGCACCCGTCGCCGGAGAGCAGGGTGTGGTGGGGCGAGGTGGTGCCGCGCGGGTCTCCGTCGGGCTACCTGGTGGGCAAGGTGGTGGCGGTGGACGCGGACGCGGGTCAGAACGCGTGGCTGTCGTACGAGGTGTGGAAGGCGACGGAGCCGGGTCTGTTCCGCGTGGGGCTGCACAGCGGCGAGGTGCGGACGGCGCGGGCCGTGTCGGAGAGGGACGCGTCCCGGCAGaggctggtggtgctggtgcgAGACCGCGGGCAGCCGCCGCGCTCGGCCACCGCCACGCTGGGCATCGCCCTGGTGGACGGCTTCTCGGACGCGCGATGGCGGGGCGGCGAGGACGaggcggcggaggcggcggcggcggcggcgccgggGTCGGGGTCGGATTCGGAGGGGCCACTGACCCTCTACCTGATCGCCTCGCTGGCCTGCGTGTCGGCGCTGTTGGTGGCTACGGGCGTGGCGGCGGTGGTGGCGAAGGTGCGTGGGGCGCGGTCCGAGAGCTTGCCCACGTTCCCCGCGGCTGTGTCGGAGAGCACGGCGGGCTCCCTGCCCCGCAGCTACGTCTACGACATCTGCTTCGCCGGCGGCAGCGTCAACAGCGAGTTCCGCTTCCTCAGGCCGCTCTTGCCCTGCTTCCCCGCCGGGCTGCCCCCGGGCCCGGGCGAGCAGCGCAGCTCCGTGTGCTCGCAGGAGGCGACCAACCTCGGGGAAGAAGGCGACTGGGCTGCACAGGTGAGGGGGATCGCCGAGATGGGGCTGTGGCAATCGTGcggggaaaggaggagggaataTCATGTTGAGTAG